Proteins encoded together in one Streptomyces umbrinus window:
- a CDS encoding TetR/AcrR family transcriptional regulator → MAAAPSERADAVRNRQKILAAAARLVAAGAAERLSLDEVARAADVGVGTVYRRFGDRAGLVFALLEEQHQLFRARVVEGPPPLGPRADAGDRLRAFLHALVDLSVGQRELLLLAESSSPPARYLSASYDFQHAHAGRLIAELRPDADADFLADALLAPFAPSLIDHQCRVRGFSPERIKAGFDQLLRSTLESGAVTAAAVEPTSSRLPAEAGTVADDGCANARR, encoded by the coding sequence ATGGCCGCAGCCCCATCCGAACGCGCCGACGCGGTGCGCAACCGACAGAAGATCCTGGCCGCGGCCGCCCGTCTGGTGGCCGCCGGAGCCGCTGAGCGGCTCTCCCTCGACGAAGTGGCCCGGGCGGCGGACGTGGGCGTGGGCACGGTCTACCGCCGCTTCGGCGACCGCGCCGGACTGGTCTTCGCGCTCCTGGAGGAACAGCATCAGCTGTTCCGGGCCCGGGTGGTGGAGGGCCCGCCTCCCTTGGGGCCGCGGGCCGACGCCGGTGACCGGCTGCGTGCCTTCCTGCACGCGCTCGTCGACCTCTCCGTCGGGCAGCGGGAACTGCTGCTGCTCGCCGAGTCCAGTTCGCCGCCCGCGCGTTACCTCAGCGCCTCCTACGACTTTCAGCACGCGCACGCCGGCCGGCTGATCGCCGAGCTGCGCCCGGATGCCGACGCGGACTTTCTGGCGGACGCGCTGCTGGCCCCCTTCGCGCCCAGCCTGATCGACCACCAGTGCCGGGTCAGGGGCTTCTCGCCGGAGCGGATCAAGGCCGGCTTCGACCAGCTCCTGCGCAGCACGCTGGAGTCGGGAGCGGTGACGGCGGCCGCTGTCGAGCCGACCTCCAGCCGCCTTCCAGCGGAGGCCGGGACCGTGGCGGACGACGGGTGCGCGAACGCACGCCGCTGA
- a CDS encoding SDR family NAD(P)-dependent oxidoreductase — protein sequence MEQVQAPRGTAVVTGATRGIGRSVAASLGALGHPVYLCARDEEALTQTVKELQESGVTADGTVCDVTSAESVQRFVQSAVDRFGPVEVLVNNAGRSGGGVTAEIPDELWFDVINTNLNSVFLVTKQVLTTGRMRELKRARIVSIASTGGKQGVVFGAPYSASKHGVVGFTKALGLELAKSGITVNAVCPGYVETPMAGNVRQHYARIWNTTEDEVLERFNAKIPLGRYTDPDEVAAMVAYLVSDAAAAVTAQAINVCGGLGNY from the coding sequence ATGGAGCAGGTACAGGCACCCCGGGGCACTGCCGTCGTCACCGGAGCGACCCGGGGCATCGGACGGTCCGTCGCGGCCTCCCTGGGCGCGCTCGGACACCCCGTCTACCTCTGCGCCCGGGACGAGGAAGCCCTCACCCAGACCGTCAAGGAGCTCCAGGAGAGCGGTGTGACGGCCGACGGAACCGTGTGCGACGTGACCTCGGCGGAGAGCGTGCAGCGGTTCGTCCAGTCCGCCGTCGACCGGTTCGGTCCTGTGGAGGTCCTGGTGAACAACGCCGGGCGCAGCGGCGGCGGCGTCACCGCGGAGATCCCCGACGAGCTCTGGTTCGACGTCATCAACACCAACCTCAACAGCGTCTTCCTGGTCACCAAGCAGGTGCTGACCACCGGCCGGATGCGTGAGCTGAAGCGCGCCAGGATCGTCAGCATCGCCTCCACGGGCGGCAAGCAGGGCGTCGTGTTCGGCGCGCCCTACTCGGCCTCCAAACACGGCGTCGTCGGGTTCACCAAGGCCCTCGGCCTCGAACTGGCCAAGAGCGGAATCACCGTCAACGCGGTCTGCCCCGGCTATGTGGAGACGCCCATGGCGGGCAACGTGCGCCAGCACTACGCCCGTATCTGGAACACCACCGAGGACGAGGTCCTGGAGCGGTTCAACGCCAAGATCCCCCTCGGCCGCTACACCGACCCCGACGAGGTCGCCGCCATGGTGGCGTACCTGGTCTCGGACGCGGCGGCGGCCGTCACCGCGCAGGCGATCAACGTCTGCGGAGGCCTCGGAAACTACTGA
- a CDS encoding lipocalin-like domain-containing protein, which yields MTPEEVVGVWRLASYTEVGEDGGTVPGPLGEAPAGLLIYTADGHVAVSMMKTGDAPALETYMGYSGHWRLAGDRMTHRVQVSAHPRMAGTEQIRRVTLDGETLSLRGTAVTPVGGRAPERVLTWRRAKPDGIAADGITSDRIAADSTASGSTASDSSGFDSTESDSTASDETAEQQEKETH from the coding sequence GTGACGCCGGAAGAGGTCGTCGGAGTGTGGCGGCTGGCCTCGTACACGGAAGTGGGCGAGGACGGGGGCACAGTGCCGGGGCCGTTGGGCGAGGCACCGGCCGGGCTGCTGATCTACACCGCGGACGGCCATGTCGCGGTGAGCATGATGAAGACCGGGGACGCCCCGGCCCTGGAGACCTACATGGGCTACTCCGGGCACTGGCGGCTGGCCGGGGACCGGATGACGCACCGGGTCCAGGTCAGCGCCCATCCGCGGATGGCGGGCACCGAACAGATACGCCGCGTCACGCTCGACGGCGAAACGCTGTCGCTGCGCGGCACGGCCGTGACACCGGTGGGGGGCCGCGCGCCGGAACGCGTACTCACCTGGCGGCGCGCGAAGCCGGACGGCATCGCAGCCGACGGCATCACATCCGACCGCATCGCGGCCGACAGCACGGCATCCGGCAGCACGGCGTCCGACAGCTCAGGGTTCGACAGCACAGAGTCCGACAGCACGGCGTCCGACGAGACGGCGGAACAGCAGGAGAAGGAGACGCACTGA
- a CDS encoding beta-ketoacyl-[acyl-carrier-protein] synthase family protein, translating into MNRSVAITGIGVVAPGGVGKKAFWDLLVSGRTATRTISFFDPSRFRSQVAAEVDFDPQRSGLSPREARRLDRAAQFAVVSARECMADSGLEFVELDPHRTGVSVGSAVGGTTGLEREYLVLSDSGRLWEVDSDYVSPHLFDAFVPSSLAAEVAWTVGAEGPATVVSTGCTSGLDSVGYARDLIAEGTVDVMIAGAADTPISPIAVSCFDAIKATTPRNDDPEHASRPFDRTRNGFVLAEGAAMFVLEELEHARARGAHVYGVIGGYATRCNAYHMTGLRPDGHEMAEAIRHSLDQARLNPDLVDYVNAHGSGTKQNDRHETAAFKETLGQHAYEVPISSIKSMVGHSLGAIGSIEIAACALAMENGAVPPTANLHEPDPECDLDYVPNEAREHGVDAVLSVGSGFGGFQSAMVITREETTR; encoded by the coding sequence GTGAACCGAAGTGTCGCAATCACCGGGATAGGCGTTGTCGCGCCGGGTGGGGTGGGCAAGAAGGCGTTCTGGGATCTCCTGGTCTCGGGCCGCACCGCCACCCGCACCATCTCCTTCTTCGACCCCTCCCGCTTCCGCTCACAGGTCGCCGCCGAAGTCGACTTCGATCCGCAGCGGTCCGGGCTCAGCCCGCGGGAGGCGAGGCGGCTGGACCGGGCCGCGCAGTTCGCCGTCGTCAGCGCCAGGGAGTGCATGGCGGACAGCGGCCTCGAATTCGTGGAACTCGATCCGCACCGCACCGGGGTGAGCGTCGGCAGCGCCGTCGGCGGCACCACGGGACTGGAACGCGAATACCTCGTCCTCAGCGACAGCGGCCGGCTGTGGGAGGTGGACAGCGACTATGTCTCGCCCCACCTCTTCGATGCCTTCGTGCCCAGTTCCCTGGCGGCCGAGGTGGCATGGACCGTGGGCGCCGAAGGCCCCGCCACGGTCGTCTCCACCGGCTGCACCTCCGGGCTGGACTCCGTGGGTTACGCGCGTGACCTCATCGCCGAGGGCACCGTCGACGTCATGATCGCCGGGGCGGCCGACACCCCGATCTCGCCGATCGCCGTCTCCTGCTTCGACGCCATCAAGGCCACCACGCCCCGCAACGACGACCCCGAGCACGCCTCCCGGCCCTTCGACCGCACCCGCAACGGCTTCGTACTCGCCGAGGGCGCCGCGATGTTCGTCCTGGAGGAACTGGAGCACGCGCGGGCCCGGGGCGCCCATGTCTACGGGGTCATCGGCGGCTACGCCACCCGCTGCAACGCGTACCACATGACGGGTCTGCGGCCGGACGGCCACGAGATGGCCGAGGCCATCCGGCACTCGCTGGACCAGGCGCGGCTCAACCCCGACCTCGTCGACTACGTCAACGCGCACGGCTCGGGCACCAAGCAGAACGACCGGCACGAGACGGCCGCCTTCAAGGAGACCCTCGGGCAGCACGCCTACGAGGTGCCGATCAGTTCCATCAAGTCCATGGTCGGGCACTCCCTGGGCGCCATCGGCTCCATCGAGATCGCCGCCTGCGCGCTGGCCATGGAGAACGGTGCCGTTCCCCCCACGGCCAACCTTCACGAGCCCGATCCCGAATGCGACCTGGACTACGTACCGAACGAGGCCCGGGAGCACGGCGTGGACGCCGTCCTCAGCGTGGGCAGCGGCTTCGGCGGCTTCCAGTCCGCCATGGTCATCACCCGAGAGGAAACCACGCGATGA
- a CDS encoding ketosynthase chain-length factor, which translates to MTLATPAAQETPERTGRPTAVITGIGVAAPNGLGTEQWWQSTLQGTSGIGPVVDYDASRYPSRLVGRIAGFEAAEHIPGRLLPQTDRVTRLALVAGAEALADADANPAELAEQDGYGEYGCGVVTSNATGGFEFTHREIRKLWTQGPQQVSVYESFAWFYAVNTGQLSIRHKLRGPSGVLVSEQAGGLDAIGQSRRTLRQGVKLSLTGGMDSSLDPWGLVSHLASGRLSRSDDPATAYLPFDTRAAGQVPGEGGAMLVLEEETAARARGARVYGEIAGYAATFSPRPGSGRPPGLERAARLALADSGLGVEDVDVVFADAAGLPTADDEEAAALRALFGPYGVPVTAPKTLTGRLFGGGAPLDVAAALLALRDGVIPPTAGIDRPVPEHRLDLVRDTPRQAPLRTALVLARGHGGFNAAVVVRSPETA; encoded by the coding sequence ATGACACTGGCCACTCCCGCGGCCCAGGAGACCCCTGAGCGCACCGGGCGGCCGACCGCCGTCATCACCGGCATCGGCGTCGCCGCCCCCAACGGCCTCGGCACCGAGCAGTGGTGGCAGTCCACGCTGCAAGGCACGAGTGGTATCGGGCCGGTCGTCGACTACGACGCCTCGCGCTACCCGTCCCGGCTGGTCGGGCGGATCGCGGGGTTCGAAGCGGCCGAGCACATCCCGGGCCGACTGCTGCCGCAGACCGACCGGGTGACCCGGCTGGCCCTCGTCGCGGGGGCCGAGGCGCTGGCCGACGCCGACGCGAACCCCGCCGAACTGGCGGAACAGGACGGATACGGCGAGTACGGCTGCGGCGTGGTCACCTCCAACGCCACCGGTGGATTCGAGTTCACCCACCGGGAGATCCGCAAACTGTGGACCCAGGGCCCGCAGCAGGTCAGCGTCTACGAGTCCTTCGCCTGGTTCTACGCGGTCAACACCGGCCAGCTCTCCATCCGCCACAAACTGCGCGGACCCAGCGGCGTCCTCGTCTCCGAACAGGCGGGCGGACTCGACGCCATCGGCCAGTCCCGTCGCACACTGCGGCAGGGCGTCAAGCTCTCGCTGACCGGCGGCATGGACTCCTCCCTCGACCCCTGGGGCCTGGTCTCCCACCTCGCGAGCGGCCGGCTCTCCCGCTCCGACGACCCCGCCACCGCCTACCTGCCCTTCGACACCCGCGCCGCCGGTCAAGTGCCGGGCGAGGGGGGCGCGATGCTCGTACTGGAGGAGGAGACGGCGGCCCGTGCGCGCGGGGCCCGGGTGTACGGCGAGATCGCCGGATACGCGGCCACCTTCTCGCCCCGGCCGGGTTCCGGACGCCCTCCCGGTCTCGAACGCGCCGCACGACTCGCCCTCGCCGACAGCGGGCTGGGCGTCGAGGACGTGGACGTGGTCTTCGCCGACGCCGCGGGACTGCCCACGGCCGACGACGAAGAGGCCGCGGCACTGCGCGCCCTCTTCGGCCCCTACGGTGTGCCGGTCACCGCCCCCAAGACCCTCACGGGCCGGCTGTTCGGCGGTGGGGCCCCGCTCGACGTGGCCGCCGCCCTGCTCGCCCTGCGCGACGGCGTCATCCCGCCCACCGCGGGCATCGACCGCCCCGTTCCCGAGCACCGGCTCGACCTGGTGCGCGACACACCCCGCCAGGCGCCGCTGCGCACCGCGCTGGTGCTGGCGCGCGGCCACGGCGGCTTCAACGCCGCGGTCGTGGTCCGCTCGCCCGAGACCGCCTGA
- a CDS encoding aldo/keto reductase codes for MRYTLLGRTGVRISRLALGTMTFGDDWKLPEATRARIFDQYAEAGGNFIDTADEYGDGSAETTLGKLLAGRRDEFVLSTKYTMQTRPGDLNSAGNHRKNLVRSLEASLRRLGTDHVDMLWVHARDTLTPVPEVMRALDDQVRAGKVLYVGVSDWPAWEVAQANTLAELRDWSPFAGLQIRYNLLERTVERELLPMAHAFDLPVFAWGPLADGRLTGKYLRSEEGRLDHVAWGQGGTGPGDDVVEETVRVAEAAGVSPAQVALAWLLSRPGNVVPILGATKPEQLADNLGAVDAVLQDDWLAGLERISRVEPGFPHDFLRFPAMRDAIYGDRWQQVDDLRTTARRAPADDRYGAA; via the coding sequence GTGCGCTACACGCTTCTCGGCAGGACCGGGGTCCGGATCTCCCGGCTGGCGCTGGGCACCATGACCTTCGGCGACGACTGGAAGCTCCCCGAGGCGACGCGCGCGCGGATCTTCGACCAGTACGCCGAGGCCGGCGGCAACTTCATCGACACCGCCGACGAGTACGGCGACGGATCGGCGGAGACGACGCTCGGCAAGCTGCTCGCCGGACGCCGCGACGAGTTCGTCCTCAGCACCAAGTACACGATGCAGACGCGGCCGGGTGACCTGAACTCCGCGGGCAACCACCGGAAGAACCTGGTGCGTTCCCTGGAGGCGAGCCTGCGCCGGCTCGGCACGGACCACGTGGACATGCTGTGGGTGCACGCCCGGGACACCCTCACCCCGGTGCCCGAGGTGATGCGGGCGCTGGACGACCAGGTGCGCGCGGGCAAGGTGCTCTACGTCGGGGTGTCCGACTGGCCCGCGTGGGAGGTGGCCCAGGCCAACACCCTGGCCGAACTGCGTGACTGGTCGCCCTTCGCGGGACTGCAGATCAGGTACAACCTGCTGGAGCGCACCGTCGAGCGTGAACTCCTCCCGATGGCCCACGCCTTCGACCTGCCGGTGTTCGCCTGGGGCCCGCTGGCCGACGGGCGGCTCACCGGCAAGTACCTGCGCTCCGAGGAGGGGCGGCTGGACCACGTGGCCTGGGGACAGGGCGGCACCGGCCCCGGCGACGACGTCGTCGAGGAGACCGTGCGGGTCGCCGAGGCCGCCGGAGTCAGCCCCGCCCAGGTGGCGCTGGCCTGGCTGCTGTCCCGGCCCGGAAACGTCGTGCCGATCCTCGGCGCCACCAAGCCCGAGCAGCTCGCCGACAACCTGGGGGCCGTCGACGCCGTGCTGCAGGACGACTGGCTGGCGGGCCTGGAACGGATCAGCCGCGTGGAGCCGGGCTTCCCGCACGACTTCCTGCGCTTCCCGGCCATGCGGGACGCCATCTACGGCGACCGCTGGCAGCAGGTCGACGACCTGCGGACGACCGCGCGACGGGCGCCGGCCGACGACCGGTACGGGGCCGCCTGA
- a CDS encoding acyl-CoA dehydrogenase family protein, whose amino-acid sequence MLDTEELAQQAAESARGAEEARKLDPDVVKLLVEAGFARHFVPRECGGSEGTFAELTEAVARVGAACPATAWCASLAANLGRMAAYLPAEGYREVWAQGPDALVVGSLSPFGKAAPAAGGWTLSGRWPYISAVAYADWLLLCGTLPDGAGPRVFAVPRDEVEVVESWESVGMRATGSHTVVASDVFVPERRAFARADLLTGRPTASTAACHTVPLEAANGLSFAGPLLGAAEGALGQWSAYAVVKARSVLLRPQAPGPSREALAGVLAHSAGETDAARLLLERCARVADLGAEVTPEQTRRNLRDTALSVRMLASAVNRLAANGGTTGYGESAPLQRYWRDVNTSATHVALQFESAALAYAEGRLWTTETTQTSGPAAAR is encoded by the coding sequence ATGCTGGACACCGAGGAACTGGCCCAACAGGCCGCCGAATCCGCGCGAGGGGCCGAGGAGGCCCGCAAGCTCGACCCCGACGTGGTCAAACTGCTGGTCGAGGCCGGCTTCGCCCGGCACTTCGTACCCCGGGAGTGCGGCGGCTCCGAGGGCACCTTCGCGGAGCTCACCGAGGCGGTGGCGCGGGTCGGCGCCGCCTGCCCCGCCACCGCCTGGTGCGCCTCGCTCGCTGCCAACCTGGGCCGGATGGCGGCGTATCTGCCCGCCGAGGGCTACCGGGAGGTGTGGGCGCAGGGGCCCGACGCGCTCGTCGTCGGCTCCCTCTCCCCCTTCGGGAAGGCCGCCCCCGCGGCCGGCGGCTGGACACTGTCCGGGCGCTGGCCCTACATCAGCGCCGTCGCGTACGCGGACTGGCTGCTGCTCTGCGGCACGCTGCCCGACGGGGCCGGGCCCCGGGTCTTCGCGGTTCCCCGGGACGAGGTGGAGGTCGTGGAGAGCTGGGAGAGCGTCGGCATGCGGGCCACCGGCAGCCACACGGTGGTCGCCTCCGACGTGTTCGTTCCCGAGCGGCGCGCCTTCGCCCGGGCCGACCTGCTGACGGGCCGCCCCACGGCGTCCACGGCGGCCTGTCACACCGTGCCGCTGGAAGCTGCCAACGGTCTCTCCTTCGCCGGGCCGCTCCTTGGCGCCGCCGAGGGCGCGCTCGGCCAGTGGTCGGCCTACGCGGTGGTCAAGGCGCGCTCCGTACTCCTGCGGCCCCAGGCGCCGGGCCCCAGCCGCGAGGCGCTCGCCGGCGTGCTGGCCCACTCGGCCGGTGAGACGGACGCCGCACGGCTGCTCCTGGAGCGGTGCGCGCGCGTCGCCGACCTGGGCGCGGAGGTGACTCCCGAGCAGACCCGGCGCAATCTGCGCGACACCGCCCTGTCGGTACGGATGCTGGCCTCCGCGGTCAACCGGCTCGCGGCGAACGGCGGCACCACGGGTTACGGGGAGAGCGCCCCGCTGCAGCGTTACTGGCGGGACGTCAACACCTCGGCCACCCACGTGGCGCTCCAGTTCGAATCGGCGGCGCTCGCCTACGCCGAGGGACGGCTGTGGACCACGGAGACCACGCAGACCAGCGGTCCGGCAGCGGCGCGGTAG
- a CDS encoding PPOX class F420-dependent oxidoreductase: MPNYVDAPEGWWREFIMADPPRTAKASVVRKDGSPHVVPVGVIMDGDDIIYTCQKDSVKGRSLQRDGRIAMLWDDERPPFSFVLVRGRATLSEDIDELRAWTARIGGRYHGKRREEEFSERFTIPNGVVVRVKVEQIVAKVNLSETVNVKDS; the protein is encoded by the coding sequence ATGCCCAACTACGTGGACGCGCCCGAGGGTTGGTGGCGGGAGTTCATCATGGCCGATCCGCCCAGGACCGCGAAGGCCTCGGTGGTCCGCAAGGACGGCAGTCCCCATGTCGTCCCGGTCGGAGTCATCATGGACGGCGACGACATCATCTACACGTGCCAGAAGGACAGCGTGAAGGGCCGCTCCCTGCAGCGGGACGGCAGGATCGCGATGCTGTGGGACGACGAGCGCCCGCCGTTCTCGTTCGTGCTGGTGCGCGGGCGGGCGACGCTCAGCGAGGACATCGACGAACTGCGTGCCTGGACCGCCCGGATCGGTGGCCGGTACCACGGCAAGCGGCGTGAGGAGGAGTTCTCCGAGCGGTTCACCATCCCCAACGGCGTCGTGGTCCGGGTGAAGGTGGAACAGATCGTCGCCAAGGTGAATCTGTCGGAGACCGTGAACGTGAAGGACTCGTAG
- a CDS encoding aromatase/cyclase: protein MDTETHERTADSPTRSAEHVTELAASARRAYALIEDVGRWPLLFAPCIWSQELERTGDIQRIRLWAVVGNGVRSWTSRRVLDPAGNRIDFAQETPAAPLTEMSGHWRFQDASPGSPGRLELGHRWTTDGDPGAADRIAAALDSNSTVEIGALRSWAERPEEPDELILSFSDDELIAAPAAEVYDFLYRADLWPERLPHVAGLDLETTPAEAATAGAEVQTMDMETSAADGSKHTTQSVRLCFEGERIVYKQTTPPRGLLAHSGEWLFSSGPEGTLVTARHTVALDPAAVESVFGPGTTIAQALLRARDIIGANSRGTLRTARSHLGQGAAA from the coding sequence GTGGACACGGAGACGCACGAGAGGACCGCGGACAGCCCCACCCGCAGCGCCGAGCACGTGACCGAGCTGGCCGCGTCGGCCCGCCGCGCCTACGCGCTCATCGAGGACGTCGGCCGCTGGCCGCTGCTCTTCGCGCCCTGCATCTGGTCCCAGGAACTGGAACGCACCGGCGACATCCAGCGCATCAGGCTCTGGGCGGTCGTCGGCAACGGGGTGCGCAGCTGGACCTCGCGGCGCGTGCTCGACCCGGCGGGCAACCGGATCGACTTCGCACAGGAGACCCCGGCCGCGCCGCTCACCGAGATGTCGGGTCACTGGCGGTTCCAGGACGCCTCGCCGGGCAGCCCCGGGCGGCTGGAACTGGGGCACCGGTGGACCACCGACGGCGATCCGGGCGCGGCCGACCGCATCGCCGCCGCGCTGGACTCCAACAGCACAGTAGAGATCGGGGCGCTCCGGTCCTGGGCGGAACGCCCCGAGGAGCCGGACGAGCTGATCCTGAGCTTCAGCGACGACGAACTCATAGCCGCGCCGGCAGCGGAGGTCTACGACTTCCTGTACCGCGCCGATCTGTGGCCCGAGCGGCTGCCGCACGTGGCCGGGCTCGACCTGGAGACCACCCCGGCGGAGGCCGCCACCGCGGGCGCCGAGGTGCAGACGATGGACATGGAGACCTCCGCCGCGGACGGCAGCAAGCACACCACCCAGTCGGTGCGGCTGTGCTTCGAGGGCGAGCGGATCGTCTACAAGCAGACCACCCCGCCGCGCGGACTGCTGGCCCACTCCGGCGAGTGGCTCTTCAGCAGCGGTCCTGAGGGCACCCTGGTCACCGCCCGGCACACGGTGGCCCTCGATCCCGCCGCCGTGGAGAGCGTCTTCGGACCGGGCACCACCATCGCCCAGGCCCTCCTCAGGGCCCGGGACATCATCGGCGCCAACAGCCGGGGCACCCTTCGGACGGCCCGGAGCCATCTCGGGCAGGGGGCCGCCGCGTGA
- a CDS encoding nitroreductase/quinone reductase family protein, giving the protein MAADQFDPAPTTPAEGDPGSYNLPVMQEFRQNGGKVGGPFEGGSLILLTTKGAKSGVVRTVPTLFFAQADGSLLIFGSNGGADTHPAWFHNIKVNPRVTVETGQETYSAIATEVPAGSEERDRLFAEAAAEVQAFAAYQAQTERKIPLVILSRKD; this is encoded by the coding sequence GTGGCTGCTGACCAGTTCGACCCCGCGCCCACCACCCCCGCCGAAGGAGACCCGGGCAGTTACAACCTCCCGGTCATGCAGGAGTTCCGGCAGAACGGCGGCAAGGTCGGCGGTCCGTTCGAGGGCGGTTCGCTCATCCTGCTCACCACCAAGGGCGCGAAGTCCGGCGTGGTGCGCACGGTGCCCACGCTCTTCTTCGCCCAGGCCGACGGCAGCCTGCTGATCTTCGGCAGCAACGGCGGGGCGGACACCCACCCCGCCTGGTTCCACAACATCAAGGTGAATCCCCGGGTGACCGTCGAGACCGGCCAGGAGACCTACTCGGCCATCGCGACCGAGGTGCCGGCCGGGAGCGAGGAGCGCGACCGCCTCTTCGCCGAGGCCGCCGCCGAGGTGCAGGCCTTCGCTGCCTACCAGGCCCAGACCGAACGGAAGATCCCCCTGGTCATACTGAGCCGGAAGGACTGA
- a CDS encoding MBL fold metallo-hydrolase, with amino-acid sequence MSGRTVTGARTATPGRLEELADGVFAYIQPDGGWCVSNAGILLEPGRGGGPVLVDTAATHERARAMRAALGGLTPESPRLIVNTHFHGDHTFGNAVLAGPGTVVVAHERTRTEMAAAGLGLTALWPDVEWGGIELMLPDLTYRQGLTLHQGERRIELIHPGPAHTTNDTLVWLPEERVLFAGDVVLPGCTPFVLMGSVAGSLAALELLRKLDPLTVVGGHGPVSGPEALTQTEEYFHWLTELAAKGRAAGLTPLQLARETGPGPYGDLRDPERLPANLHRAYAELAGEELGSALDVVSVFGEMVEYNGGVLPLSHA; translated from the coding sequence GTGAGTGGCCGCACCGTGACCGGGGCCCGGACCGCCACCCCGGGAAGGCTGGAAGAGCTGGCGGACGGCGTGTTCGCGTACATCCAGCCCGACGGCGGCTGGTGCGTCAGCAACGCGGGCATCCTGCTGGAACCGGGGCGGGGCGGCGGACCCGTGCTGGTGGACACGGCCGCCACCCACGAGCGGGCGCGGGCCATGCGGGCCGCCCTCGGCGGGCTCACGCCCGAGTCCCCGCGGCTGATCGTCAACACCCATTTCCACGGCGACCACACCTTCGGCAACGCCGTACTGGCGGGCCCGGGCACCGTCGTCGTCGCGCACGAGCGCACCCGTACGGAGATGGCGGCCGCCGGACTCGGTCTGACCGCGCTGTGGCCCGACGTCGAGTGGGGCGGCATCGAGTTGATGCTGCCCGACCTGACGTACCGCCAGGGGCTCACCCTCCACCAGGGGGAGCGCCGGATCGAGCTGATCCACCCGGGCCCCGCGCACACCACCAACGACACGCTGGTGTGGCTGCCCGAGGAGCGCGTGCTGTTCGCCGGCGACGTCGTGCTTCCCGGCTGTACGCCGTTCGTGCTGATGGGCTCCGTCGCCGGGTCCCTCGCCGCCCTGGAACTCCTGCGGAAGCTGGACCCGCTGACCGTTGTCGGCGGCCACGGACCCGTCAGCGGCCCCGAGGCGCTGACACAGACCGAGGAGTACTTCCACTGGCTGACGGAACTTGCCGCCAAGGGCAGGGCGGCGGGACTCACCCCCCTCCAGCTCGCCCGCGAGACGGGACCCGGTCCCTACGGCGACCTGCGCGATCCCGAGCGGTTGCCGGCCAACCTGCACCGGGCCTACGCGGAACTGGCCGGCGAAGAGCTCGGCAGCGCCCTCGACGTCGTGTCGGTCTTCGGCGAGATGGTCGAGTACAACGGGGGTGTACTTCCCCTCTCCCACGCCTGA
- a CDS encoding acyl carrier protein: protein MTITLDDLVLVLTECAGADDDVTLTGQNLDLPFTDLGYDSLALLETAALMKHRFGVELTDEEVTGIETPREFLDRVNHAAAQAA, encoded by the coding sequence ATGACCATCACCCTCGACGACCTGGTCCTCGTGCTCACCGAGTGCGCCGGCGCCGACGACGACGTCACGCTCACCGGCCAGAACCTGGACCTGCCCTTCACCGACCTCGGCTACGACTCGCTGGCGCTGCTGGAGACGGCGGCCCTGATGAAGCACCGGTTCGGGGTCGAGCTCACCGACGAGGAGGTCACCGGGATCGAGACGCCCCGGGAGTTCCTCGACCGGGTCAACCACGCCGCGGCCCAGGCCGCCTGA